In the genome of Microcoleus vaginatus PCC 9802, the window AGGTCTGCTAACACCCTCGCTAGCATTTCACTGTCTGTTTGTTCGACTTGCTTTTGCGCGATCGCTACTGCAAAATCTGCGACAGTGGCCGACTCAAATAAACGGTGCAAAGGCAACTCGACCTGAAATGCTTGGCGCACTCGGGAAATTACTTGAGTGGCTAATAGGGAATGGCCTCCTAATTCAAAAAAGTTGTCGTAAATGCCGACTTTTTCAAGCTTGAGAACTTCAGCCCAGATAGCGGCTAAAACTTCCTCGATATTTGTGCGAGGCGCGACAAAGTTTCCTGTCAACTCCGGTCGCATTTCGTCAGGTGCGGGCAGCGCTCGTCGGTCTATTTTTCCGTTAGAAGTTAAAGGCAAACTTTTGAGTATCACAAAAGCAGAAGGCACCATGTACTCCGGCAATTTTGACGTTAAAAAATTGCGAATTTCCTTGTGGGTAGGTGCTTGTTTCTGCTCGGAAACCAAATAAGCCACGAGCCGCTTTTGTGCCATTTCGTCTTCCCGCGCCACAACTACAGCCTGCGCGATATCTGGATGTTGCCCCAGCACCGCCTCAATTTCTCCCAATTCAATGCGGAAACCGCGAATTTTTACTTGGCCGTCAATTCGCCCGATAAATTCGATGTTTCCGTCTGGCAAATAGCGAGCCAAGTCGCCGGTTTTGTACAGTCGCGTCTTTGCTTGCGTGTCAAAGGGATTGGGAATAAATTTTTCTGCGGTTAATTCAGGGCGGTTAAGATATCCGCGTCCCAAATTATCACCGCCGATGTACAGTTCACCAGGTACGCCTATCGGTACCAACTGCAAGTAAGAATCCAAGATATAAATCTGAGTGTTGGCAATCGGATGACCGAGTGGAACTGTGTCAAAATCGCACCCAATTTTATCAAATTCGACTTGATAAGTCAGGACACCTACAGTTGTTTCTGTTGGCCCGTAGTGATTGAATACTGAGCAACTGGGAGCAAGATTGCGAAGTGTTTTAATTAAGCTCCAGTTGGCAGATTCACCTCCTAAAATAAGCCTTTTACCAGGCAAAATTGACTTGGGTTGAGAGGAATTTAAAAGGGCGGCTAGGTGAGAGGGAACTATTTTGAGGCAGTCGATGGGATTGCGGCCGAAATATTCACCCAGTGCCTCTGGATCGGTGGCGCGTTCTTGGGAGATAATATGCAGGCAACCGCCGAAACAAAGGGCGGGGAAAATCACTGTGTTTCCTAAGTCGGCGGCGAAGGTGGAAACGGTGGCGAAACTGGCACCTGATGGCAGGTTTAATTTTTCCTGAATGCTGTGCAGGTAATTGAGCAGTTGCCGGTGTTCGATCGCTACTCCCTTGGGCGTGCCAGTGGAACCGGAAGTATAGATGACGTAAGCTAAATTGTCAGAAGAGCCGCGAGGCGTGTAAGATTCAGAAACAGTGGGAATGTCTGTATCGATGCAAACAATATTTGCCTGAGTTTTCGGCAAGCTTTCGATGAGCCGCTGTTGTACCAGCAAAACCTTCACCTGAGCGTCTTCTAGCATTAGTGCTTTGCGCTCTATTGGGGTCGTTGGATCGATCGGTAAATAGGCGCCACCGGCTTTGAGTACGCCCAGCATTCCTACGATTGTTTCTAAGGAGCGATCGAGGCAAATTCCAACAATTGTTTCGGGCAAAACTCCCAAGTTTTGCAGGTGATGGGCGAGTTGATTGGCGCGATCGTTGAGTTCTCGGTAGGTGATTTGTTCACTTTCAAAGACGACGGCAATGCTGTCTGGGTTGCGTTCTGCTTGTTCTTCAAAAAGCTGGTGAACGCATTTATTTTTCGGGTAATCTTTTTGAGTTTGGTTAAAGTCAATGAGAAGTTGCAGCCGATCGCGATCGCTCAGTATGTCTACCTGACTGATAGCAACTTCGGGATTTTTGACTGCGCTTTCTAAAAGCGCCTGAAAGTGTTCTGACAAGCGCTTTATATCGGCCGCAGCAAATAAAGCGGAATCGTAGTGAAATTCAGCGCTTATGGAATTG includes:
- a CDS encoding non-ribosomal peptide synthetase; translation: MQNETIEGFRISPQQRHLWGLQQNKSQQTYRVRGAILITGNLDKEMLKSALQNVVNRHEILRTSFHCFSGMTLPLQAIASTGEVPISEYNLSGLSPEEQEAKIAALFQQLNLLPFDFERGPLWHLSLVTLAQNKHLLLANFSALIADSATLKNFTRELSLSYSACACGEEFSDESMQYADIAEWQNELLESEETAIGQEYWRKLNIESWDLLTLPWEKKNSETEFQPQVERVEIRGDLLNSLEAIAPKHTSDISAFLLTCWQILIGRLTREQTPIIGVAIDGRKYEELEHSLGLLGKYLPLQWQVQDELNFSQARQQVELNLNEMYNWQEYFNWEQILGNEKSSSFWPVCFEFQAEPKNYGNSGVSFSLVRQDACLEPFKLKLSCLRLCNSISAEFHYDSALFAAADIKRLSEHFQALLESAVKNPEVAISQVDILSDRDRLQLLIDFNQTQKDYPKNKCVHQLFEEQAERNPDSIAVVFESEQITYRELNDRANQLAHHLQNLGVLPETIVGICLDRSLETIVGMLGVLKAGGAYLPIDPTTPIERKALMLEDAQVKVLLVQQRLIESLPKTQANIVCIDTDIPTVSESYTPRGSSDNLAYVIYTSGSTGTPKGVAIEHRQLLNYLHSIQEKLNLPSGASFATVSTFAADLGNTVIFPALCFGGCLHIISQERATDPEALGEYFGRNPIDCLKIVPSHLAALLNSSQPKSILPGKRLILGGESANWSLIKTLRNLAPSCSVFNHYGPTETTVGVLTYQVEFDKIGCDFDTVPLGHPIANTQIYILDSYLQLVPIGVPGELYIGGDNLGRGYLNRPELTAEKFIPNPFDTQAKTRLYKTGDLARYLPDGNIEFIGRIDGQVKIRGFRIELGEIEAVLGQHPDIAQAVVVAREDEMAQKRLVAYLVSEQKQAPTHKEIRNFLTSKLPEYMVPSAFVILKSLPLTSNGKIDRRALPAPDEMRPELTGNFVAPRTNIEEVLAAIWAEVLKLEKVGIYDNFFELGGHSLLATQVISRVRQAFQVELPLHRLFESATVADFAVAIAQKQVEQTDSEMLARVLADLDQLSEAQIQEILAQQGVSK